Proteins from a genomic interval of Paenibacillus sp. RC334:
- a CDS encoding TIGR01440 family protein: protein MAGQLDHEVTLEAQTASVVKEIAEAASLKAGRLLVIGVSTSEVVGSRIGTAGALDVAQQLLAGVESVSRAYGFDVAFQCCEHLNRALVVERAVLERLGLTEVAAVPVRTAGGSMATVAYRALEDACLAANVQAHAGIDIGETLIGMHLQPIAVPFRPGLRWIGEARVTAAFTRPPLIGGQRAVYSLEQEAGGSCD from the coding sequence ATGGCAGGACAATTGGATCATGAGGTTACGCTTGAAGCACAGACCGCTTCTGTCGTGAAGGAAATAGCAGAAGCAGCCAGTCTCAAGGCTGGTCGTTTGCTGGTTATCGGGGTAAGCACCAGTGAGGTGGTTGGAAGCAGGATTGGCACGGCGGGAGCGCTCGATGTAGCGCAGCAATTGCTGGCTGGAGTGGAATCCGTTAGCAGGGCGTATGGTTTTGACGTGGCATTTCAATGCTGCGAGCATTTGAACCGTGCGCTAGTCGTTGAGCGAGCCGTGCTGGAGCGGCTGGGACTGACGGAGGTTGCCGCCGTTCCCGTTCGTACGGCAGGCGGATCTATGGCTACCGTCGCCTATCGTGCGCTGGAAGATGCATGTCTGGCGGCGAATGTACAGGCACATGCGGGGATAGACATTGGTGAGACGCTGATCGGTATGCATTTGCAACCGATTGCTGTTCCGTTTCGTCCAGGCCTTCGCTGGATTGGCGAAGCGCGTGTGACGGCGGCGTTCACTCGTCCCCCGCTCATCGGAGGACAACGAGCGGTGTATAGTCTGGAGCAAGAAGCCGGCGGAAGCTGTGACTAG
- the glyA gene encoding serine hydroxymethyltransferase: protein MMEHLRKSDPAVLEAMGLELKRQRHNIELIASENIVSEAVMEAMGSVLTNKYAEGYPGKRYYGGCEHVDIVEDIARDRAKELFGAEHANVQAHSGAQANMAVYLAALKPGDTVLGMNLAHGGHLTHGSPVNASGLLYNFAAYGVREDNFRIDYDEVRKAAFKHRPRLIVAGASAYPRTIDFEAFASIANDVGALFMVDMAHIAGLVAAGIHPSPVPHAQFVTTTTHKTLRGPRGGLILTRKAWAQAIDKAIFPGTQGGPLMHVIASKAVALGEALQPSFKTYAQNVVRNAQVLAETLLAEGINIVSGGTDNHLMLLDTRSLNITGKEAEHVLDSVGITVNKNAIPFDPTSPFVTSGIRIGTPAATSRGMDEEAMVKIGKIIAETLKNPKDDTVLSKASQAVGELTDKFPIYPSIQY from the coding sequence ATGATGGAACATTTGCGTAAAAGTGACCCGGCAGTGCTGGAAGCAATGGGACTTGAACTGAAACGACAACGCCACAATATCGAGCTGATCGCATCCGAAAATATCGTCAGCGAAGCGGTAATGGAAGCAATGGGCTCTGTACTGACAAATAAATATGCTGAAGGCTATCCGGGTAAACGCTATTACGGTGGCTGTGAGCATGTAGATATCGTTGAGGACATTGCACGCGACCGTGCCAAAGAACTGTTCGGTGCAGAGCATGCTAACGTACAAGCTCACTCTGGAGCGCAAGCGAACATGGCAGTATATCTGGCAGCTCTTAAACCTGGAGATACCGTACTGGGTATGAACCTAGCGCACGGCGGCCATCTTACACATGGAAGCCCGGTTAACGCCTCCGGCTTGTTGTATAACTTTGCCGCTTACGGTGTACGTGAAGACAACTTCCGCATCGACTATGATGAAGTGCGCAAGGCAGCCTTCAAGCATCGCCCTCGTCTGATTGTAGCCGGCGCGAGCGCATATCCGCGCACCATTGATTTTGAAGCCTTCGCTTCCATTGCCAACGATGTGGGCGCTCTGTTCATGGTCGATATGGCACATATCGCGGGTCTTGTGGCAGCGGGTATTCATCCAAGCCCGGTTCCGCATGCTCAATTTGTAACAACAACGACACACAAAACGCTGCGTGGTCCGCGTGGAGGTCTGATTTTGACTCGCAAAGCGTGGGCGCAAGCGATTGATAAAGCTATTTTCCCAGGTACTCAAGGGGGGCCGTTGATGCATGTGATCGCATCCAAAGCCGTTGCCTTGGGTGAAGCGCTCCAGCCTTCCTTCAAAACCTATGCACAAAACGTAGTTCGCAACGCTCAGGTGCTGGCTGAGACATTGCTGGCTGAAGGCATTAACATTGTATCCGGTGGTACGGATAATCACCTGATGCTGCTGGACACGCGTAGCTTGAACATCACTGGAAAAGAAGCGGAGCATGTGCTGGATTCCGTGGGCATTACAGTGAACAAAAACGCGATTCCTTTCGACCCGACCAGTCCGTTCGTTACCAGCGGAATCCGCATTGGTACACCTGCTGCAACGTCCCGTGGTATGGATGAAGAGGCTATGGTCAAAATCGGTAAAATCATTGCCGAAACTCTTAAAAATCCGAAGGATGATACGGTATTGTCCAAAGCCAGCCAAGCTGTTGGCGAACTGACAGACAAATTCCCGATCTACCCAAGTATTCAATACTAA
- a CDS encoding manganese efflux pump MntP family protein, with the protein MLAASAHAGQIVTILVMAVALGTDALSLGVGIGMKGIRLRDVLRISTVIGFFHILMPLLGMFTGHYMSSLLGHVTTYFAGGLLILLGGHMVYNSFKGDGVQVLDHRSSLGLLLFALGVSVDSFSVGVSLGMFQSDLVLTVLAFGFCGGAMAMLGLLLGRKVSRNLGDYGEAVGGAILLAFGFMFMF; encoded by the coding sequence ATGCTGGCAGCCTCTGCCCATGCCGGGCAGATTGTAACGATTCTGGTCATGGCTGTAGCGCTGGGGACGGATGCGTTATCGTTGGGCGTAGGGATCGGCATGAAAGGAATACGCCTGCGGGACGTGCTGCGGATCAGCACGGTCATTGGCTTTTTTCACATTCTGATGCCATTGCTGGGTATGTTCACAGGCCATTATATGAGTTCTTTACTGGGCCATGTGACGACCTACTTTGCAGGGGGATTACTCATCCTTTTGGGCGGGCATATGGTTTATAATTCCTTCAAAGGGGACGGAGTACAGGTGTTGGACCATCGTTCGTCCTTGGGCCTTTTGCTATTTGCGCTTGGAGTGAGCGTTGACTCCTTTTCTGTTGGGGTGTCACTTGGCATGTTCCAGAGTGATTTGGTACTAACCGTTCTGGCGTTTGGCTTTTGCGGGGGAGCGATGGCGATGCTGGGACTGCTGTTAGGCCGAAAGGTCAGCCGCAATCTGGGAGACTATGGAGAAGCGGTGGGCGGTGCCATTCTACTGGCGTTCGGCTTTATGTTTATGTTTTAA
- the upp gene encoding uracil phosphoribosyltransferase encodes MAKLVVCDHPLIQHKLTFIRDVRTNTKDFRELVDEVATLMAYEITRDIPLESITVQTPVAETEGKVISGRMLGLIPILRAGLGMLDGVVKLLPAAKVGHVGLFRDPETLQPVEYYTKLPTDVTERELIVIDPMLATGGSAIAAIDVLKKRGCTQIKMMNLIAAPEGVKAVQDAHPDVDIYVAALDERLDDHGYIIPGLGDAGDRLYGTK; translated from the coding sequence ATGGCAAAACTGGTGGTTTGTGATCACCCTTTGATCCAACACAAACTTACATTTATCCGCGATGTGCGGACCAACACCAAGGATTTCCGCGAACTGGTGGATGAAGTAGCAACATTGATGGCTTATGAAATTACGCGGGATATCCCGCTGGAGAGCATTACGGTGCAGACACCGGTTGCTGAGACAGAAGGCAAGGTTATTTCCGGTCGCATGCTGGGTCTCATTCCAATCTTGCGTGCAGGCTTGGGGATGCTGGATGGCGTTGTCAAACTGCTGCCGGCAGCAAAGGTAGGGCATGTGGGACTGTTCCGTGATCCCGAGACATTGCAGCCTGTGGAATACTATACGAAGTTGCCTACAGACGTGACTGAGCGTGAATTGATCGTGATTGATCCGATGCTTGCAACGGGCGGCTCGGCGATCGCGGCTATTGATGTGTTGAAAAAGAGAGGCTGTACCCAAATTAAGATGATGAATTTGATTGCCGCTCCTGAGGGAGTCAAGGCCGTTCAGGATGCCCATCCTGATGTAGATATTTATGTTGCTGCACTGGACGAGCGTCTGGATGATCACGGCTACATTATTCCGGGTCTTGGTGATGCGGGAGACCGTCTGTACGGAACCAAGTAA
- the wecB gene encoding UDP-N-acetylglucosamine 2-epimerase (non-hydrolyzing), protein MSKIKVMTIFGVRPEAIKMAPLILELQRHPEHIESLVCVTAQHRQMLDQVLEVFNIHPDYDLDVMKDRQTLNEISIRVLQGLEPVLREAKPDIVLVHGDTLTTFLASYAAFMQQIEVGHVEAGLRTWNKLSPYPEEMNRQLTGVLSDLHFSPTSLSAGNLRKENKPESRIYVTGNTVTDVFQYTVRQDYEHPVLEWAEGKRLILMTAHRRESQGEPHRQIFSAVKRIADEFEDIAIVYPVHPSPAVKEPAFEILGNHPRIKLIDPLDVVDLHNFYPHTHLILTDSGGLQEEAPSFGVPVLVLRDTTERPEGIEAGTLELVGTSEENVYNRTKALLTDSALYESMSQAANPYGDGRASVRIVNAILHHYGVQSERPEEFHTMFTKGVRTT, encoded by the coding sequence ATGTCCAAAATCAAAGTGATGACTATTTTTGGCGTGCGTCCGGAAGCGATTAAGATGGCTCCTCTTATTTTGGAGCTTCAACGTCACCCCGAGCATATCGAGTCCTTAGTATGCGTAACGGCTCAACATCGCCAAATGCTCGATCAGGTTCTGGAAGTGTTTAATATCCACCCTGACTATGATCTGGATGTGATGAAGGATCGTCAGACGCTTAATGAAATTTCCATTCGTGTACTTCAAGGATTGGAACCTGTGTTACGTGAGGCAAAGCCTGATATCGTGCTCGTTCACGGGGATACGCTGACGACTTTCCTGGCCAGCTATGCGGCCTTTATGCAACAGATCGAAGTAGGGCATGTGGAAGCGGGCTTGCGGACGTGGAACAAGCTTTCTCCGTACCCTGAGGAAATGAACCGTCAACTGACAGGAGTGCTGTCTGATCTTCATTTTTCTCCTACATCTTTATCTGCTGGGAATTTGCGGAAGGAAAATAAACCTGAATCGCGAATATATGTAACAGGCAATACCGTGACTGACGTATTTCAGTATACGGTTCGCCAGGATTACGAGCATCCGGTGCTGGAATGGGCTGAAGGCAAACGCCTGATTCTGATGACGGCACACCGCCGGGAGTCCCAGGGCGAACCACATCGCCAAATTTTTAGTGCGGTCAAACGGATCGCAGACGAGTTTGAGGATATCGCTATCGTGTATCCAGTTCATCCGAGTCCGGCTGTGAAGGAGCCTGCATTTGAGATTTTAGGCAACCATCCGCGTATTAAGCTGATTGATCCGCTGGATGTGGTGGATTTACACAACTTTTATCCGCACACTCATCTCATACTTACTGATTCGGGTGGTCTTCAGGAGGAAGCACCTTCATTCGGCGTGCCTGTACTGGTACTGCGTGATACGACTGAAAGACCGGAAGGAATTGAAGCTGGCACACTGGAACTGGTGGGTACGAGTGAAGAGAACGTCTACAATCGGACCAAGGCTCTTTTGACGGATTCTGCATTATATGAGTCTATGAGTCAGGCAGCAAACCCTTATGGCGATGGACGAGCTTCGGTAAGAATTGTCAATGCTATTTTGCACCATTATGGTGTTCAATCCGAACGTCCTGAAGAATTTCACACAATGTTCACAAAAGGTGTCCGCACCACATAA
- a CDS encoding ATP synthase subunit I: MSEMTRMQKMLWIVALCIMALCFLVSAFMPQHRDIAHGIILGTGVSCLNVLYMAYKIRQVASAAAGEGKKKRVGIGFGVRVATSILAVVLAIEFPAYFHEIAVMASLVTGQFLLLIIGIIFALQEK; the protein is encoded by the coding sequence ATGAGTGAGATGACCCGAATGCAAAAAATGTTATGGATCGTAGCGCTTTGTATTATGGCTCTGTGTTTCCTGGTCTCCGCCTTCATGCCCCAACATCGTGACATTGCTCACGGAATCATTCTGGGAACGGGAGTAAGCTGTCTTAATGTGCTGTATATGGCCTACAAAATTCGACAGGTTGCGAGTGCGGCCGCCGGTGAAGGCAAGAAGAAAAGGGTGGGCATCGGCTTTGGAGTTCGTGTAGCGACCTCTATTTTGGCGGTAGTGCTGGCGATAGAATTTCCGGCCTATTTCCATGAGATCGCTGTAATGGCAAGCCTGGTAACTGGACAGTTTCTTCTTTTAATTATAGGCATCATATTCGCGCTACAGGAAAAATGA
- a CDS encoding low molecular weight protein arginine phosphatase, with amino-acid sequence MKHILFVCTGNTCRSPMAEGMLRKLATEHGLGLEVRSAGVAAMEGTPISRHAEAVLRDHNISDQITSTPLNGGLAEWAHLILTLTQGHKQHVIQRFPQTAGKVFTLKEYVEDRDSVLNDVQELDGLYASQQLMGSLGQELSARERERMIELHQRIPGFDISDPFGGPREDYDVTAGEIRTALHKLVDKLKALSE; translated from the coding sequence TTGAAACATATCTTATTCGTATGCACAGGGAACACCTGTCGCAGTCCGATGGCTGAAGGGATGCTGCGCAAGCTGGCTACTGAGCACGGACTAGGGTTGGAAGTGCGTTCGGCGGGAGTAGCTGCGATGGAAGGCACACCCATTTCCCGACATGCAGAGGCGGTGCTACGTGACCACAATATCTCGGATCAAATCACCTCAACTCCTTTGAACGGTGGGCTTGCCGAGTGGGCGCATCTGATTTTAACCTTGACCCAAGGGCATAAGCAGCACGTAATTCAGCGCTTTCCCCAAACGGCGGGCAAAGTGTTTACGCTCAAGGAATATGTGGAGGACCGGGATTCGGTGCTGAATGATGTACAGGAGCTGGATGGTCTGTACGCTTCACAACAACTGATGGGTTCGCTGGGGCAGGAGCTTTCGGCACGGGAGCGTGAGCGGATGATTGAACTGCATCAACGTATTCCGGGCTTTGATATTTCTGATCCGTTCGGCGGTCCGCGTGAAGATTACGATGTCACGGCTGGGGAAATCCGAACGGCGCTGCATAAGCTGGTGGACAAGCTAAAGGCATTGTCCGAATAA
- a CDS encoding AtpZ/AtpI family protein: MVKPSKQNNNRNNTGNAFKAIGLVSAIGIDLAVCTLGGFYAGKWLDTKLGGSGIWIGVSVLAGLVVGALSIALVIGKVLRDNHE, encoded by the coding sequence GTGGTCAAACCTTCCAAGCAAAACAACAACCGAAATAACACCGGAAATGCCTTCAAGGCAATTGGACTGGTGAGCGCTATCGGCATTGATTTGGCCGTGTGCACACTGGGTGGTTTTTATGCCGGAAAGTGGCTAGACACCAAACTTGGTGGTTCCGGAATTTGGATTGGCGTAAGCGTTCTCGCAGGCTTGGTTGTAGGCGCATTGAGTATTGCCCTTGTGATCGGAAAGGTATTGAGGGATAACCATGAGTGA